The proteins below come from a single Clupea harengus chromosome 21, Ch_v2.0.2, whole genome shotgun sequence genomic window:
- the otos2 gene encoding otospiralin-like, with translation MPNWALTSSDFFGWVEELRASGGYEKIQDLARTFWAHFPSASRLGYDPPAPEE, from the coding sequence ATGCCCAACTGGGCCCTGACCTCCTCAGACTTCTTTGGTTGGGTGGAGGAGCTGCGCGCCAGCGGTGGCTATGAGAAGATCCAGGATCTGGCCAGAACCTTCTGGGCTCACTTCCCCTCCGCCAGCCGCCTGGGCTACGACCCCCCTGCCCCCGAGGAGTAA
- the ecrg4b gene encoding augurin-B, whose product MALHRLLTQLLLLSVLLSVCSPSDSSRESPLKRLLKRRDVAEQPKFPSVAVAPAKAKEFLASLRRTKRNIWDRSRPDVQQWIMQFMYMGYDEARLETDLSYWMDHSRSTDRTQQHHYDENSPTGHHDPSSYRHGADVNYDYY is encoded by the exons ATGGCTCTCCACCGTCTCCTCACGCAGCTCCTGCTGCTCAGCGTGCTCCTGTCCGTGTGCAGCCCCTCAG ACAGTTCCAGAGAGAGCCCATTGAAAAGGCTTCTGAAAAGGCGAGATG TTGCAGAGCAGCCAAAGTTCCCATCCGTAGCAGTGGCTCCAGCCAAGGCGAAAGAGTTCCTGGCATCACTTCGGAGGACCAAGAGGAACATCTGGGACCGCAGCAGGCCAGACGTGCAGCAGTGGATCATGCAGTTTATGTACATGGGCTACGATGAAGCA aGGCTTGAGACGGACCTCTCTTACTGGATGGACCATTCCAGATCCACAGACCGCACCCAGCAGCACCATTATGATGAGAACTCCCCAACGGGACACCATGACCCCAGCTCATACAGACACGGCGCCGATGTCAATTATGACTATTATTAA